From a region of the Bacillales bacterium genome:
- a CDS encoding SGNH/GDSL hydrolase family protein has translation MKKSAAWLIASLLAGITVIFLYEPRWITEPVFEMPEPKKDVTIVALGDSLTKGEGDFKRGGYVGYVQNHLEQKERIDDVKVYNYAVIGDTSDGLLKKLKSEDVLNRVRNADLILFTIGGNDLMSVVEKHFLGMTREMFENKRAHYKSNLEQTFTILREHNAKAKIIYVGMYNPFSAYFPKATIDDEIIKIWSNTAKQTTSQYKNAEYVQIYDLFKGMSKKLIYKDNFHPNHAGYDLIGERVMQHITLGET, from the coding sequence ATGAAAAAAAGCGCAGCCTGGTTAATCGCAAGTCTTCTTGCAGGAATCACCGTCATTTTTTTATATGAACCAAGGTGGATCACCGAACCCGTCTTTGAAATGCCTGAACCGAAAAAAGACGTGACGATCGTCGCGCTCGGCGATTCGTTAACGAAGGGCGAAGGCGATTTCAAAAGAGGCGGCTACGTCGGGTATGTCCAAAATCATTTGGAGCAGAAAGAGCGAATCGACGACGTTAAGGTTTACAATTATGCGGTCATTGGCGACACTTCGGACGGTTTACTGAAGAAATTGAAAAGCGAAGACGTGCTGAACCGGGTGCGGAATGCGGATTTGATTTTGTTTACGATCGGCGGCAATGATCTGATGAGCGTCGTCGAGAAACATTTCCTCGGCATGACGCGCGAAATGTTCGAAAACAAGCGGGCGCACTACAAAAGCAATCTTGAACAAACGTTTACGATCTTGCGCGAGCATAACGCCAAGGCGAAAATCATTTACGTCGGCATGTACAACCCGTTTTCTGCTTATTTTCCGAAAGCGACGATTGATGATGAAATTATAAAAATCTGGAGCAATACCGCGAAACAAACCACTTCGCAATACAAAAATGCGGAGTATGTGCAAATTTACGACCTATTCAAAGGCATGTCAAAGAAGCTCATTTACAAGGACAATTTCCACCCGAACCACGCCGGCTACGACCTGATCGGCGAACGAGTCATGCAGCACATCACGCTCGGCGAAACTTAA
- a CDS encoding GrpB family protein encodes MRKVEVVPYDPSWPEQFREEAEAIRQACAGIVSLRLHHIGSTSVPGLAAKPILDLLGEAESLEGIDAAEERLAALGYEARGENGIPGRRFFQKGGDARSHHLHLFRCGDANVLRHLAFRDYLCACPEVVRAYGQLKKRLAERFPADIEKYIAGKQEFVKQTERKALQWIKDR; translated from the coding sequence GCTGGCCGGAGCAGTTTCGGGAGGAAGCGGAAGCGATCCGGCAAGCGTGTGCCGGTATCGTTTCGCTGCGCTTGCATCATATCGGAAGCACGTCGGTGCCGGGGCTCGCGGCAAAGCCGATCCTCGATTTGCTCGGGGAGGCGGAATCGCTTGAAGGGATAGATGCTGCGGAAGAGAGGTTGGCCGCGCTCGGTTACGAGGCGAGGGGGGAGAACGGCATTCCCGGAAGGCGGTTTTTTCAAAAAGGCGGGGATGCGCGCAGCCATCATTTGCATCTGTTTCGATGTGGGGATGCCAACGTTTTGCGGCATCTTGCGTTTCGCGATTATTTGTGCGCCTGCCCGGAGGTCGTAAGGGCGTACGGACAGCTGAAGAAGCGATTGGCGGAACGGTTTCCGGCCGACATCGAAAAATATATTGCGGGCAAACAGGAGTTTGTGAAACAAACGGAGCGGAAAGCGCTGCAATGGATAAAGGACCGGTGA